One window from the genome of Desulfovibrio sp. X2 encodes:
- a CDS encoding DMT family transporter translates to MLAFAANSLLCREALRAAHCDAASFTAVRIASAALALWLVLKLRGARADGPAATPARRRGSRPAACALFVYAAGFSFAYLALPASVGALLLFAAVQATMVGYGLLHGERLAARQALGLALAFAGLVCLLLPGLEAPPLAGAMLMLAAGAAWGVYSLLGRGRGDPAADTAGNFIRALPPAAALLAVMAAATPRVAMDPAGLVLAVASGALASGLGYALWYAVLPHLSATRAAAVQLSVPVIAAAGGALLLGEAVTLRLALSSAAVLGGIALAVLGPRRA, encoded by the coding sequence ATGCTCGCCTTCGCGGCCAACTCGCTGCTCTGCCGCGAGGCCCTGCGCGCCGCGCACTGCGACGCCGCGAGCTTCACCGCCGTGCGCATCGCCTCCGCGGCCCTGGCGCTGTGGCTGGTGCTGAAGCTCCGTGGCGCCCGCGCCGACGGCCCGGCCGCGACGCCCGCGCGGCGCCGCGGCAGCCGGCCCGCGGCCTGCGCGCTGTTCGTCTACGCCGCGGGCTTCTCCTTCGCCTACCTCGCCCTGCCCGCCTCGGTCGGCGCCCTGCTGCTCTTCGCCGCGGTGCAGGCCACCATGGTCGGCTACGGCCTGCTGCACGGCGAACGGCTCGCCGCCCGCCAGGCCCTGGGTCTGGCCCTGGCCTTCGCCGGGCTCGTCTGCCTCCTCCTGCCCGGGCTCGAGGCGCCGCCCCTGGCCGGGGCCATGCTCATGCTCGCCGCGGGCGCGGCCTGGGGCGTCTACTCGCTCCTCGGCCGGGGCCGCGGCGATCCCGCGGCCGACACCGCGGGCAACTTCATCCGCGCCCTGCCCCCGGCCGCCGCCCTGCTCGCCGTCATGGCCGCAGCCACGCCGCGCGTGGCCATGGACCCGGCCGGGCTCGTCCTGGCCGTGGCCTCGGGCGCCCTGGCCTCGGGGCTCGGCTACGCCCTGTGGTACGCCGTGCTGCCCCATCTCTCCGCCACCCGGGCCGCGGCGGTGCAGCTCTCCGTGCCGGTCATCGCCGCGGCGGGCGGCGCGCTCCTCCTGGGCGAGGCCGTCACCCTGCGCCTCGCCCTCTCCTCGGCCGCCGTGCTCGGCGGCATCGCCCTGGCCGTGCTCGGGCCGCGCCGCGCCTGA
- a CDS encoding nitrate/nitrite transporter: MAVEHPQGGGAAYRAALPALLLTTFCFFSLFLARVVVGPLMVPIEAALHASHTEAGACVLMIGLGAMLTMLGNGFVSGPLGHRATVVAALLLGATGSFTAAGAHALPRFMAGLFGVGLGAGLYMPSAISIITHVVRREDWGSAIGTHEAAPNSGFILAPLAAEAALALSGWREAYMGLGSMLLLAAVLFALRGPGRGLAGTTPNPALLKEVLRTPAFWIMAALFGLAVGTTIGPYNMLPLALVHEHGYSRADANTLLSLSRLSGVFAAYAAGKLTDRFGPRRTILGVLLLSGLTTAGIGLFTGRALVLMVLLQPIVAVGFFPAGFTAISQIFDWRTRSVALSGVTPVGAAVGSGLIPVAMGWLGDHATFSLGFLGLGACLLAAIPLARRLPRPG; the protein is encoded by the coding sequence GTGGCCGTGGAGCATCCCCAGGGCGGCGGCGCGGCATACAGGGCCGCGCTGCCCGCCCTGCTCCTGACCACCTTCTGCTTCTTCTCGCTCTTCCTCGCCCGCGTCGTGGTCGGGCCGCTCATGGTGCCCATCGAGGCCGCGCTCCACGCCTCGCACACCGAGGCCGGGGCCTGCGTGCTCATGATCGGCCTGGGCGCCATGCTGACCATGCTCGGCAACGGCTTCGTCTCCGGCCCCCTCGGCCACCGCGCAACCGTGGTCGCGGCCCTGCTCCTGGGCGCGACGGGCTCCTTCACCGCGGCCGGAGCCCACGCCCTGCCGCGCTTCATGGCCGGACTCTTCGGCGTGGGGCTCGGCGCCGGGCTCTACATGCCCTCGGCCATCAGCATCATCACCCACGTCGTGCGCCGCGAGGACTGGGGCTCGGCCATCGGCACCCACGAGGCCGCGCCCAACTCCGGCTTCATTCTCGCCCCCCTGGCCGCGGAGGCCGCCCTGGCCCTGTCCGGCTGGCGCGAGGCCTACATGGGGCTCGGCTCGATGCTGCTGCTCGCCGCCGTGCTCTTCGCCCTGCGCGGGCCCGGCCGGGGCCTGGCCGGAACCACGCCCAACCCGGCGCTCCTGAAGGAAGTCCTGCGCACCCCGGCCTTCTGGATCATGGCCGCGCTCTTCGGCCTGGCCGTGGGCACCACCATCGGCCCGTACAACATGCTGCCCCTGGCCCTGGTGCACGAGCACGGCTACTCCCGCGCCGACGCCAACACGCTGCTCTCCCTCTCGCGCCTCTCCGGCGTCTTCGCGGCCTACGCCGCGGGCAAGCTCACCGACCGCTTCGGACCGCGCCGCACCATCCTCGGCGTCCTGCTCCTGTCCGGGCTCACCACCGCGGGCATCGGCCTCTTCACCGGCCGCGCCCTCGTGCTCATGGTGCTGCTGCAGCCCATCGTGGCCGTCGGCTTCTTCCCCGCGGGCTTCACCGCCATCTCCCAGATCTTCGACTGGCGCACCAGAAGCGTCGCCCTGTCCGGCGTCACCCCCGTGGGCGCCGCCGTGGGCAGCGGCCTCATCCCCGTGGCCATGGGCTGGCTCGGCGACCACGCCACCTTCTCCCTCGGCTTCCTCGGCCTCGGCGCCTGCCTCCTCGCCGCCATCCCCCTGGCCCGCCGCCTGCCCCGGCCGGGCTAG
- the hemW gene encoding radical SAM family heme chaperone HemW codes for MLLYVHVPFCRRKCTYCAFASQVPEGDDFALWERALTAEMELSSKRFGRPVLETVYFGGGTPSLLPAWLFGCVADAVRKNFEVPKGIEFTVEANPESADLHTLQDLVAAGATRLSLGVQSFADDDLRLLGRPHTGEQAVAAYEAARYAGFRNVGLDLIWGLPGQRTATWLRQLKVAAEKLRPEHLSCYSLTPEPGTPLAALLEGGQLALPGENEQSRMFMTGSAYLEGQGYLHYEISNFARMGFTSRHNTGYWEGKDYLGLGPSAVSTVGGRRWENPRGLAAWAEEALAGKSGARPEELDRATRLRELVMLSLRTSKGLSMAAYRELSGRSFSEEHGALLQALRRHGLVRISKGQVRLSANGMLVSNLILERLMGT; via the coding sequence ATGCTGCTTTACGTCCACGTCCCCTTCTGCCGCCGCAAGTGCACCTACTGCGCCTTCGCCTCCCAGGTCCCGGAGGGCGACGACTTCGCGCTGTGGGAGCGCGCGCTCACGGCCGAGATGGAGCTGTCGTCCAAACGCTTCGGCCGCCCGGTGCTCGAGACCGTCTACTTCGGCGGGGGCACGCCCTCGCTGCTGCCCGCCTGGCTGTTCGGCTGCGTGGCGGACGCCGTGCGGAAAAACTTCGAGGTCCCCAAGGGCATCGAGTTCACGGTGGAGGCCAACCCGGAGTCCGCGGACCTGCACACGCTGCAGGACCTCGTCGCGGCCGGGGCCACCCGCCTCTCCCTCGGGGTGCAGAGCTTTGCGGACGACGACCTGCGCCTGCTCGGGCGGCCGCACACGGGCGAGCAGGCCGTGGCCGCGTACGAGGCGGCGCGGTACGCGGGCTTCCGCAACGTGGGGCTGGACCTCATCTGGGGGCTGCCGGGCCAGCGCACGGCCACCTGGCTCAGGCAGCTCAAGGTCGCGGCCGAGAAGCTCCGGCCCGAGCACCTTTCCTGCTATTCGCTGACGCCGGAGCCGGGCACGCCGCTCGCCGCGCTCCTCGAGGGCGGGCAGCTGGCGCTGCCGGGCGAGAACGAGCAGTCGCGCATGTTCATGACCGGCTCGGCCTACCTCGAGGGCCAGGGCTACCTGCACTACGAAATCTCCAATTTCGCCCGCATGGGCTTCACGAGCAGGCACAACACGGGCTACTGGGAAGGCAAGGACTACCTGGGGCTCGGGCCGTCCGCGGTGTCCACCGTGGGCGGGAGGCGCTGGGAGAACCCGCGCGGCCTGGCCGCGTGGGCCGAGGAGGCGCTGGCCGGGAAGAGCGGCGCGCGCCCCGAGGAGCTGGACCGGGCCACGCGGCTGCGCGAGCTGGTGATGCTCTCGCTGCGCACGAGCAAGGGGCTGTCCATGGCCGCCTACCGCGAGCTCTCGGGCCGCAGCTTCTCCGAGGAGCACGGCGCGCTCCTCCAGGCGCTGCGCCGGCACGGCCTGGTGCGCATAAGCAAGGGCCAGGTGCGGCTCTCGGCCAACGGCATGCTGGTCTCGAACCTGATCCTCGAACGGCTCATGGGGACGTGA
- a CDS encoding CrcB family protein, with protein sequence MKKIVAIALGGAAGALARAWLSGAAHAVMGHAFPWGTASVNILGSFLFGLVWVLSDERMVIPPQIRAAALVGFMGAFTTFSTFIYESSALITHAQLLTLGANIVGQIVVGLAALRIGMALGRIL encoded by the coding sequence GTGAAGAAGATCGTCGCCATAGCCCTGGGCGGGGCGGCCGGGGCCCTGGCCCGCGCCTGGCTCTCCGGGGCCGCGCATGCCGTCATGGGCCACGCCTTCCCCTGGGGCACCGCGAGCGTGAACATCCTGGGCTCGTTCCTCTTCGGCCTCGTCTGGGTCCTGAGCGACGAGCGCATGGTCATCCCGCCCCAGATCCGCGCCGCCGCCCTGGTGGGCTTCATGGGCGCCTTCACCACCTTCTCCACCTTCATCTACGAATCCTCGGCCCTCATCACCCACGCGCAGCTGCTCACGCTCGGCGCGAACATCGTGGGCCAGATCGTGGTCGGCCTCGCCGCCCTGCGGATCGGCATGGCCCTGGGCAGGATCCTCTAA
- a CDS encoding magnesium transporter CorA family protein gives MITMYAEREGRWLAGNVEADKPFALPDGAVWLDMSSPTEEEKRLVGAALGIEIPSRAEMEEIEVSSRLYQEDGASFMTASILSRVEQHHIDASAITFILAGKCLVTVRFTEPKPFAAHAARLLKAGAHCDSSPDILLGLLETIVDRLADLLELSAAAVDALSHRVFRSRPGDGREDVDLTATLKDIGIEGDHASKIRESLVSIGRMGMFLGQATNGHMTCADFRDRLFVLTRDVGSLSDHAGFVANKINFLLDATLGMINIEQNAIIKIFSVVAVVFLPPTLIASIYGMNFKHMPELSSEFGYPLAIVLMVLSAILPYVFFKRKKWL, from the coding sequence ATGATCACGATGTACGCGGAGCGGGAGGGCAGATGGCTCGCCGGGAACGTGGAGGCGGACAAGCCCTTCGCGCTGCCGGACGGGGCCGTGTGGCTGGACATGAGCTCGCCCACCGAGGAGGAGAAGCGGCTCGTGGGCGCGGCGCTCGGCATAGAGATCCCGAGCCGGGCGGAGATGGAGGAGATCGAGGTCTCGAGCCGCCTGTACCAGGAGGACGGGGCCAGCTTCATGACCGCGAGCATCCTCTCGCGCGTGGAGCAGCACCACATCGACGCCTCGGCCATCACCTTCATCCTGGCGGGCAAGTGCCTGGTCACGGTGCGCTTCACCGAGCCCAAGCCCTTTGCCGCGCACGCGGCGCGGCTGCTCAAGGCGGGCGCGCACTGCGACTCGAGTCCGGACATCCTGCTCGGCCTGCTCGAGACCATCGTGGACCGGCTGGCCGACCTCCTGGAGCTCTCCGCTGCCGCGGTGGACGCGCTCTCGCACCGGGTCTTCCGCTCCCGGCCCGGGGACGGTCGCGAGGACGTGGACCTCACGGCCACGCTCAAGGACATCGGCATCGAGGGCGACCACGCCTCCAAGATCCGCGAGTCGCTGGTGAGCATCGGCCGCATGGGCATGTTCCTGGGCCAGGCCACCAACGGGCACATGACCTGCGCGGACTTCCGCGACCGGCTCTTCGTGCTCACGCGCGACGTGGGGTCGCTGAGCGACCACGCGGGCTTCGTGGCCAACAAGATCAACTTCCTGCTCGACGCTACCCTGGGCATGATCAACATCGAGCAGAACGCCATCATAAAGATATTCTCCGTGGTCGCGGTGGTCTTCCTGCCGCCCACGCTCATCGCCAGCATCTACGGCATGAACTTCAAGCACATGCCCGAGCTCTCCTCGGAGTTCGGCTACCCGCTGGCCATCGTGCTGATGGTCCTCTCGGCCATCCTGCCCTACGTCTTCTTCAAGCGGAAGAAGTGGCTCTAG
- a CDS encoding DUF190 domain-containing protein → MIDIEILRIFLGETARHEGRPAYEAVVEEARSRGLAGATVLRGVAGFGADSRIHTDSILRLSEDLPVVVEIVDVPERIQAFLPRLEALLPEGLVSLSKGKGAFHLPLRVRDVMSAKPVTVSPAAPVADVVRLLLERGVKAVPVVDKGRPVGMVTGGDLLNRSSMGLRLDIHDRLPKDMQDELLRGLSATGLAARDVMTSPPVSVNLCATVPEAAQMMADRRLKRLVVVDDAGDLAGVISRSDVLRTYSRAATLPTALPCLPPALARAAADAMFRDVPACRPDTPLRQVLEMILQNPLRRVVVTDEDQTILGIVLDGDLIARYAREKHPGLLHSLARLLSGGGAPGSEWRGTAADVMHEDVITVQETTPLPEVLRIMLHNHVRRLVVSDDAGRLKGIADRDTILRLLGGRECPLG, encoded by the coding sequence ATGATCGACATCGAAATCCTTCGCATCTTCCTCGGGGAGACCGCCCGGCACGAGGGACGCCCGGCCTACGAGGCCGTGGTCGAGGAGGCCCGCTCTCGCGGCCTGGCCGGGGCCACGGTCCTGCGCGGCGTCGCGGGCTTCGGCGCCGACAGCCGCATCCACACCGACTCCATCCTCCGCCTCTCCGAGGACCTGCCCGTGGTCGTGGAGATCGTGGACGTGCCGGAGCGCATCCAGGCCTTCCTGCCGCGCCTGGAGGCCCTCCTCCCCGAGGGCCTGGTCAGCCTCTCCAAGGGCAAGGGCGCCTTCCACCTGCCCCTGCGCGTGCGCGACGTGATGAGCGCGAAGCCCGTCACCGTCTCCCCGGCCGCGCCCGTGGCGGACGTGGTGCGCCTGCTGCTCGAGCGCGGCGTCAAGGCCGTGCCGGTCGTGGACAAGGGGCGGCCCGTGGGCATGGTCACCGGCGGCGACCTGCTGAACCGCTCCTCCATGGGGCTGCGCCTGGACATCCACGACCGCCTGCCCAAGGACATGCAGGACGAGCTGCTGCGGGGCCTTTCGGCCACGGGCCTTGCCGCGCGCGACGTCATGACCTCCCCGCCCGTGAGCGTGAACCTTTGCGCCACCGTGCCCGAGGCCGCACAGATGATGGCCGACAGGCGGCTCAAGCGCCTCGTGGTCGTGGACGACGCGGGCGACCTGGCGGGCGTGATCAGCCGCTCGGACGTGCTGCGCACCTACTCCCGCGCCGCCACCCTGCCCACGGCCCTGCCCTGCCTGCCCCCGGCCCTGGCCCGCGCCGCGGCCGACGCCATGTTCCGCGACGTGCCCGCCTGCCGCCCGGACACGCCCCTGCGCCAGGTGCTCGAGATGATCCTGCAAAATCCCCTGCGCCGCGTCGTGGTCACGGACGAGGACCAAACCATCCTGGGCATCGTGCTCGACGGCGACCTCATCGCCCGCTACGCGCGCGAAAAGCACCCCGGGCTGCTGCACAGCCTCGCCCGCCTGCTCTCCGGCGGCGGCGCCCCGGGCAGCGAATGGCGCGGCACGGCCGCGGACGTCATGCACGAGGACGTGATCACCGTGCAGGAGACCACCCCCCTGCCCGAAGTGCTGCGCATCATGCTCCACAACCACGTCCGCCGCCTCGTGGTCAGCGACGACGCGGGCCGCCTCAAGGGCATCGCCGACCGCGACACCATCCTGCGCCTCCTCGGCGGCCGGGAGTGCCCGCTGGGTTGA
- a CDS encoding antibiotic biosynthesis monooxygenase — translation MSHVTLINPFEVPEGQEGEFLAFWEKAAAYLRRQPGFLSTRLHRAVAHGARFGFVNMTEWESADHFQKAVAAEDFMTLVGPYMDVFPHYPALYHVARGYPEED, via the coding sequence ATGTCGCACGTGACCCTGATCAATCCCTTCGAGGTGCCCGAGGGGCAGGAGGGCGAGTTCCTGGCGTTCTGGGAGAAGGCCGCGGCCTACTTGCGCCGCCAGCCGGGATTTCTCTCCACCAGGCTGCACCGGGCCGTGGCGCACGGCGCGCGCTTCGGCTTCGTCAACATGACCGAGTGGGAGTCGGCCGACCATTTCCAGAAGGCGGTGGCGGCCGAGGATTTCATGACCCTCGTCGGCCCCTACATGGACGTCTTCCCCCACTACCCCGCCCTCTACCACGTCGCCCGGGGCTACCCTGAAGAGGACTGA